The Photobacterium sp. TY1-4 DNA window TGGGATCATACTGCAAGTGGGCCGGTCCAAAATCCTCTATAAAACCATACAAGGTTATTTGGAAGAATTTGCACAGCAAGTTCACAAAAATCATCCAGAAGCGATAGGGGCGGTATTTACCGTGTCGATCCTGTACTTAAAGGTCAGTCGCCCTTATGGGCGCGCTCCAATTTTTGGTGGTGTTTATTTAGACAATCTGCTTCATCTCAGTGATCGTTTCAATGCTGGCAGTTACGTTAATGAGCGAGTGAAACGCTTATGTAGCCCCCAGATTGAGCCAAAGCGTGAGAAGTTGGAAAGCGTTAACATTAATCAATTGGAATTTCCAAATCAATATGAAACTGCAAGCTTGTTTGTGAAATGTAATTGGTAGTAGTTATATGAAATTGAATAGAAAAACGCTTAATATTTCGGTATTTATCCTGCTGCTATCCGCCTTGTTTTATGTGAATCATACAGTGGCGATGAAAGATGATGTTGAGATTTTGTCGCTGCCGCTTGAAGCCGATGATGTAAAGGTTCGTACACAAGCGATAAACCAGCTGAAAATATTAGCTGATCAAGGCAATCCGATTGCACAGTATCGCTATGCTGAAATTCTACTGAGAAACCGAGATACCAACGATGCAATCTTTTACTTGAAAAGCGCTTCTGATGCTGGTGAATTAATTTCTACCGAGCTACTGGGAATGACTTATATTGATCTCGGTGGGAGCGGTAACGTACAAAAGGGCTTTCAGCTGCTGAATCACGCTGCGGTGGAAGGTTTATCTACAAGTCAGTTATATTTGGGCATGTGTTTTCTGGATGGTGAGTGTTCTATTCCGAAGCATGATTACTTGGCCTTCTACTGGCTCAGTCAAGCATTAAAGAATGGCGAGTATTCGGCAAAATTATTCCTTGAAAAACTGCCGAAATACAAACTGGATGTAGCGCTTGCCAGAGAAGAAAGTCAAAAAGTTGCGTGTCAAATCGATCGTCGTTGCTAGCCGATAAAAAACTCCTTTCGTACTTAACCGCAGACAAACCAGGCGTTGGCGGCGGCGGTGATATAGGCCATCGGGTGGTGCCATTCCATGGGTTCGAGTGCCGGGGCGGTGCGGATGTCTCCTTTCAACTTGGTCGTGGCGGCCACTTTCACCAGGCCGTTATTGACACTGTGGACGGTCCCGCGATAGGTATAGCCAACGTTTTCCCCTTCGGGTCGGTTATACAGGCAAACCACAGAGCCGACATTGGTGTAGATATACTGGCTCTCTTCGTTCCAGAATTCGGTTGCGATGGGCTCTTTTTCCGGCTGGAGCAACTGGCCGGTGGTTGGTGCCGGCAGCAGTTGGCGATACTGGGAATAGGGTTGATAGCCAAGCACTTTCGCCGCTTGATGCCATTCGTTCGGAGCTGCTTCCGTGTTTTCTATCACTTTCAGGGTTACGAAAGGCCCGTCCAGGCATAAGTCGGCCCACAGCTCGGTGCTGGAAATTCGCGCGTAGAAAATCGGTTGCTCATTGGCTGTGTCCGGATAATTCACACACCAACTGCCGGTATCCTGATGAATGATCTGGCCCTTGTTGACATCACAGACCCGCTTGGCCAGCTCGTTGAATTCGGCCATGTCCTGTTGGGCTGCCGTCGGGCTGCTGGCGCAATAGCGATAGGTAAAGGAAAACGCGCTCTTGGGGTAGAACAGTCCCTTGTCCACTTCGGCGCCGTTGCTGCGCGTGTCATTCATCTGAATAAAGCTCTCTGCCGAATCCCGGAAACTATACTCGCTGCCACCGGAGAAAAAGGAAGTTGTAGTACTGCACCCTGTAAGCAGCAGGGGCAGAAGCGACAGGAGTGATAAGCGGTTAGGGCTGATTTTCATAGACAAGGAGACCTGTGAAGCACGCAAGCGAATACCATTAAGTATATAAGACTCAGCGGCTTAAAAGCGCAACTATCATTGGGGATGCTTCTCAACAATGAAACGCCGAAGTCCTGAAAAGCGTCAAGCTTGCCCCGGTTGGGGACGCACTGAGTCGGCAGGCTGGCAGGTAGCGGCCTGAAGTAAGCCAGGATGACCAGTTAGTTACTGCGATTGATCTGATTTGGGCAGAACCATGAAAAACGCCCTGCGGTTGCAGGGCGTGGATTGAACGGGTCGAATCAGGCAGAAGGGGAACAGGGTGACGACGGTATTTATGCCTTGGTCAATGCCTGATTCAGCCACTGATCAAACTGGCTTTTCGGCAGGGCGCCGTTGATGGTGTCGACCATTTGGCCGTTTTTGAACACCATAATGGTCGGGATACTACGAATGCGGTATTGGGCCGCCAGCGCTTGCTGGGTTTCAGTATCGATTTTCACGAAACGGACGTCGCCGCTACGCTCGGCTGCGACATCTTCAAAGATCGGCGCGAAACCGACACATGGGTTACACCACGGGGCCCAGAAGTCGACCACCACCGGCTTGTCGCCCTGGATCAGGGACAAGAAGTTATCGGTCGTGCCTTCAACCGGTTTGCCATCCAGCAGCTTGTCTTTACAGGCGCCGCACGTGGCTGCGTCATTGATGCGCTCGGCAGGAATTCGGTTCATTGCCTGGCAGTGTGGGCAACGGGTAGTCAGTGTACTCATAATTGCGTTCCATTTAACGGGATTGGCAATAATGTAACGACTACCCCAGGATTAGAAAAGCCGGAATATTAGATTGATGCGATAGAAGCTTTCTATCGGGCCAGCGCGCCGTCCGGAGCAGTGCGCCAGCCTGAGGGACGAAGACTGCTTTGTTAGTGTAATAATCCCAGTGTTAGTGTAGTAACCCCAGTTCTTTTGCTTCCTCAATGGTTAAGCCGCTTTCACGGATATCACGCAGCATTTCGATTCGGCGTCTGGCTTCAGCTTGTTGGCGCTTGCAGCGCGCAACGTTTGTCGCGGTTTCATCTTTGAAATCCCATTTAGAGGCGACATCTGCAATTTCGTTATGGTCGATAGAATTGATAGACACAATTACCTCCTAAAGCAACCCCTGCGTCAAATTCAACGTATCTTTATCAAACGAATTTTTCCGCGTTAAGCCAATCAAATCGACTTTGTGATACATCGCATAATTGTGCAAATTACGTGAAATCCTGCTTTGACGGCAGGCGATTCGGGAGTATCTTTGGAGGTTCCGCTCCTCGATAAAAGTGGGGTGAGATCAAGAATTTCGCGTACACCTGTTCGCTGAATAATGGCGATAATTTAGACGGGTGCATCGATGAAAAAGCAGGACCGGCGGTCCTGCTTTTTTTGTGGGTCACTATTGCATGGTGCAGTTTTTGTGAGCCAACTGTTTTTTGTGAATCAATTCTTATGTGAATCAATTCTTGTCTCGCTGAAACTAACCGTTGAGGTTTAGCCCCACAGCCCTTCGGCCGGATGCACGGTACTGCCGTGATAGCCCAGCCCGCCGTCGCGGTCTTTGCTCAGCAGGATCGGCCCGTCGATATCGACCCAACGTGCCTGCTGTGCCAGCAGCAGGGCAGGCGCCATGGCCAGGGAGGTACCAATCATGCAGCCAATCATGATCTCGAACCCCTGTGCTTTGGCATCTTTCAGTAGAGCCAGGGCTTCGGTCATCCCGCCGGTTTTGTCCAGCTTGATATTGACGATTTGATAGCGCCCGACCAGTTCAGGCAGCGAGCTGCGATCGATACAGGACTCATCGGCGGCGATCGGGATGATTGGATCAATGCCTTCCAGCAGGTGATCCTGTCCCGGCGGCAGCGGTTGCTCGACCATTTCTACGCCCAGCTCCGCCAGCTTCGGCAGATAGTCTTTGAGCTGCGCCAGGCTCCAGCCGGTGTTGGCATCAATCACCAGGCGGGTGTCCGGCGCGGCAGCACGAACCGCAGCAACGCGTTCGATGTCACCTTCCCGGCCCAGCTTGAGTTTCAGTAATGGGCGGTCTTTGTTCTTGGCAGCCATGGCTGCCATATTGGACGGGGTGTCCAGCGACAGGGTAAAGACCGTGGTCACCGGCTGCGGTGCCTGATCAAACCCGGCCAACTGCCAGCCTGCGTAGCCTTTTTGCTTGGCTTCGAGTTCAAACAGGGCGCAGTCGACGGCATTCCGTGCACAACCCGGGGGCATGAGCGACAGCAAGGCTTCGCGGCTGGCTCCTTGCTCGATGGCATCGCGGGCTGCTTCAATCACCGGCAGCACCGGCGGATAATCCGGCTCGAATACGTCGCTGCGTTCACACTCGCCGCGGCCGATTAGACCGTCCTGCTCGATTTCGACCACCACCACTTCGCCGTGCAGCATGGGATCCATCCGGGAGATCACAAATGGCTGCTTCAACGGCCATTGTTCGACTGTGACTGTCATCTTGCGCATGGTTAGCCCTCCAGCCCGTCAACGATGGCCGCGACGCCGGTCCGTACCGGATCGACCACGGGCACACCATATTTCGCCTGATAGCGGGCAATGGCTTTCATCGCCTCTTCTTCTGACAGCGACGAGGTGTTCAGGGCAATGCCACCCAGACGAATGTTCGGGTTGGTGACCCGGCCCAGATGCAGGTTGGTTTCGATCAGGGTGTCGAAGTCCGGCACTTCAAAGCCTTCCATCTCATCCATCTGAACCCGGCCTTCTTCGTGGCACAGAATGATCACATCGGCTTGAGCGCCGTGCAGCAAGCCTAAGCTGACCCCGGCATAGGCAGGGTGCAGGACCGAGCCCTGACCTTCAATGATGTCCCAGTGATCGGCGTCATTGGCTGGGCTGAGTTGCTCGATCATGCCGGAGGTAAAGTCGGAGACTACGGCATCAATTGGCACGCCTGAGCCTTCAATCAAAATGCCGGTCTGGCCGGTGGCGCGGAAGGTCGCTTTCAGTTGACGGCTTTCCATCTCTTTGTGAATGGCCAGGGCCGTGAACATTTTCCCGACGCAGCAGTCACTGCCGACGGTCAGCAGGCGCTTGCC harbors:
- a CDS encoding tetratricopeptide repeat protein, with amino-acid sequence MKLNRKTLNISVFILLLSALFYVNHTVAMKDDVEILSLPLEADDVKVRTQAINQLKILADQGNPIAQYRYAEILLRNRDTNDAIFYLKSASDAGELISTELLGMTYIDLGGSGNVQKGFQLLNHAAVEGLSTSQLYLGMCFLDGECSIPKHDYLAFYWLSQALKNGEYSAKLFLEKLPKYKLDVALAREESQKVACQIDRRC
- the dgcA gene encoding N-acetyl-D-Glu racemase DgcA, whose protein sequence is MRKMTVTVEQWPLKQPFVISRMDPMLHGEVVVVEIEQDGLIGRGECERSDVFEPDYPPVLPVIEAARDAIEQGASREALLSLMPPGCARNAVDCALFELEAKQKGYAGWQLAGFDQAPQPVTTVFTLSLDTPSNMAAMAAKNKDRPLLKLKLGREGDIERVAAVRAAAPDTRLVIDANTGWSLAQLKDYLPKLAELGVEMVEQPLPPGQDHLLEGIDPIIPIAADESCIDRSSLPELVGRYQIVNIKLDKTGGMTEALALLKDAKAQGFEIMIGCMIGTSLAMAPALLLAQQARWVDIDGPILLSKDRDGGLGYHGSTVHPAEGLWG
- the dgcN gene encoding N-acetyltransferase DgcN; the encoded protein is MSMTELKTPYLVFLGDAKDLLMAKVAKGVAHWRPEKCLAQYRLPEAKADLGLPEMSIQAAAQAGAKTLILGLAPMGGTLPQNWIPLLIEAMEAGMDIASGLHIRLNGIEDLVAVANRTGRRLIDVRHPELSLVCGSGKPRSGKRLLTVGSDCCVGKMFTALAIHKEMESRQLKATFRATGQTGILIEGSGVPIDAVVSDFTSGMIEQLSPANDADHWDIIEGQGSVLHPAYAGVSLGLLHGAQADVIILCHEEGRVQMDEMEGFEVPDFDTLIETNLHLGRVTNPNIRLGGIALNTSSLSEEEAMKAIARYQAKYGVPVVDPVRTGVAAIVDGLEG
- the trxC gene encoding thioredoxin TrxC, translating into MSTLTTRCPHCQAMNRIPAERINDAATCGACKDKLLDGKPVEGTTDNFLSLIQGDKPVVVDFWAPWCNPCVGFAPIFEDVAAERSGDVRFVKIDTETQQALAAQYRIRSIPTIMVFKNGQMVDTINGALPKSQFDQWLNQALTKA